In a single window of the Veillonella sp. genome:
- a CDS encoding type IV pilus twitching motility protein PilT, with protein sequence MDSCCNSESLETIVEEAIHLSSTDIHLQCGEPIYLRHGDGLKATQFVCTTTLIEDILRRCGIASYEWQSLDEACSCCGVRIRVHLYRANQTICGTLRLLCHQQLKLDDNSEGQLLQKLCESHDGLLLVCGPTGSGKSFTLACCIDYINQTMERHIITLEDPIEFEFKPKKSLIHQRQLGADIKSMSDGIRDALREDPDVIMVGELRDRETLEAALHAAETGHLVMATMHTQRAVMAVHRMISLFPGEQQEEVRSQISQVLRAVICQRLLRWNKKFITIRDILLNTHAVANLIRTRKEPQIISIQETQLPMKTLEMAVRDAKVQYGSQQQLHTLLDQQLS encoded by the coding sequence GTGGACTCATGCTGTAATAGTGAAAGTTTAGAAACCATTGTTGAAGAGGCTATACACTTATCATCAACAGATATTCATCTACAATGTGGTGAGCCTATCTATTTGAGACATGGTGATGGATTAAAGGCTACTCAATTTGTATGTACCACTACGTTGATTGAAGATATTTTACGACGTTGTGGCATAGCATCCTATGAATGGCAATCTCTTGATGAAGCTTGTTCCTGTTGTGGTGTACGCATTCGTGTTCATCTGTATCGAGCTAATCAAACTATATGTGGCACACTTCGCTTATTGTGTCATCAACAACTTAAACTAGATGATAATAGTGAAGGCCAACTGCTACAAAAATTATGTGAATCTCATGATGGTTTATTGCTCGTTTGTGGGCCTACAGGCAGTGGTAAAAGTTTTACCTTAGCTTGCTGTATTGATTATATAAATCAAACAATGGAGCGTCACATCATCACCTTAGAAGACCCCATCGAATTTGAGTTTAAACCTAAGAAATCCTTAATTCATCAACGCCAATTAGGTGCAGATATTAAGTCTATGTCTGATGGTATTCGGGATGCATTGAGGGAGGATCCAGATGTCATTATGGTAGGAGAACTCCGAGATCGAGAAACCTTAGAGGCTGCTCTTCATGCAGCCGAAACAGGTCATCTTGTGATGGCAACCATGCATACACAGCGGGCTGTAATGGCTGTTCACCGTATGATTTCATTATTCCCTGGTGAACAACAAGAGGAGGTGCGTAGTCAAATATCTCAAGTGCTACGTGCCGTTATATGTCAACGGCTCCTTCGATGGAATAAAAAGTTCATTACCATTCGGGATATTTTGCTAAACACGCATGCGGTAGCGAATTTGATACGTACTCGTAAGGAACCACAAATCATTTCTATTCAAGAGACACAACTACCTATGAAAACACTAGAGATGGCCGTACGAGATGCGAAGGTACAATATGGCTCTCAGCAACAACTACATACATTATTGGATCAACAATTATCGTAG
- a CDS encoding GspE/PulE family protein has protein sequence MYVDVTLDDIILYALEHHVSDIHFDPTKSGVHIRLRQDGLLETHMTISNEEAELIINRIKVCSTLDISEKRLPQDGRWAWSHKDTSVTMRVSTMPSLYGETLVCRLMGNEGSHKDLKALGMRTDIFEHIEGLLKRPYGLLLICGPTGSGKTATLYAMLRMLNLEETKLICLEDPVEAEIKGAIQIGINEKIGFTFAKGLRSVLRQDPDTIMIGEIRDKETAELAVKSALTGHRVLSTIHTNTAIGVVTRLMDMGVEPYLIRATLMGAIAQRLVRKFDGTSYHGRTALFEYLEIPTNSAQWDQLERHLLLSLEESAREAVSQHVTSIEEVHRCGLML, from the coding sequence ATGTATGTAGATGTAACATTAGACGATATTATTCTGTATGCATTAGAGCATCATGTCAGTGATATTCACTTTGATCCTACTAAAAGTGGTGTACATATCAGATTACGGCAAGATGGATTATTAGAGACGCATATGACTATATCAAACGAAGAGGCAGAACTTATTATTAACCGTATCAAGGTATGTAGTACGTTAGATATTAGTGAAAAGAGATTGCCTCAAGATGGTCGTTGGGCATGGAGTCATAAGGATACATCGGTAACAATGCGCGTATCCACAATGCCTAGCTTATATGGTGAGACATTAGTATGTCGGCTCATGGGTAACGAAGGAAGTCATAAAGATCTAAAAGCGTTAGGAATGCGTACAGATATTTTTGAACATATTGAAGGGCTATTAAAACGTCCTTATGGGTTGTTACTTATCTGTGGACCTACGGGAAGTGGCAAGACTGCTACCTTATATGCGATGCTCCGCATGTTGAATTTAGAGGAAACAAAGCTAATTTGCCTTGAAGATCCTGTAGAGGCAGAAATAAAAGGAGCCATTCAAATTGGTATTAACGAAAAAATCGGCTTTACCTTTGCAAAAGGGTTAAGATCTGTGCTGCGTCAAGACCCAGATACGATTATGATCGGTGAGATTCGGGATAAGGAGACGGCAGAGCTGGCTGTTAAATCAGCTTTAACCGGACATCGTGTATTATCCACCATTCATACTAATACAGCTATAGGCGTTGTAACGCGGCTCATGGATATGGGGGTAGAACCGTATTTAATACGGGCCACCTTAATGGGGGCTATTGCACAGCGTTTAGTGCGTAAATTTGATGGTACATCGTATCACGGACGGACTGCTCTGTTTGAATACTTAGAGATACCTACTAATTCGGCCCAGTGGGACCAATTAGAAAGACACTTACTACTATCATTAGAGGAATCTGCTCGTGAAGCCGTATCTCAGCATGTTACATCTATAGAGGAGGTGCATCGTTGTGGACTCATGCTGTAA
- the eno gene encoding phosphopyruvate hydratase: MAVIEQVIAREILDSRGNPTVEVEVCLEDGTIATAAVPSGASTGKFEAVELRDGDKSRYSGKGVLTAIDNVNAKIGPAIIGYDATEQVAIDNLMLKLDGTDNKSNLGANAILGVSMAVARAAAESLDLPLFAYLGGFNAKELPVPMMNILNGGAHADNNVDIQEFMIMPVGATSFAEALRSCAEVYHTLKSVLHDKGLSTAVGDEGGFAPNLASNEEALEVICEAIKAAGYEPGKDFKLALDSASSEFYEDGKYNLAGEGKVKTAAEMVEFYEYLVGKYPIVSIEDGLAEEDWDGWKLLTERLGDRVQLVGDDLFVTNTKRLARGIELGVGNSILVKVNQIGTLTEAFDAMELAKRAGYTCVVSHRSGETEDTFIADIAVAVNAGQIKTGAPARSERVAKYNQLLRIEEMLYETAQYKGNDVFYNLK; encoded by the coding sequence ATGGCAGTAATTGAACAAGTCATTGCAAGAGAAATTTTAGATTCCCGCGGTAACCCAACTGTTGAAGTTGAAGTATGTTTAGAAGATGGCACTATTGCAACAGCAGCGGTTCCATCCGGCGCTTCTACAGGTAAGTTTGAAGCTGTAGAATTACGTGATGGTGATAAATCCCGTTACTCTGGTAAAGGTGTATTAACAGCTATCGACAATGTAAATGCTAAAATCGGTCCTGCCATTATTGGTTATGATGCGACTGAACAAGTAGCAATCGATAACTTGATGTTGAAATTAGATGGTACAGACAATAAATCTAACCTTGGTGCTAATGCAATTCTTGGTGTTTCTATGGCTGTAGCTCGTGCAGCAGCTGAATCTTTAGATTTGCCATTATTTGCATACCTTGGCGGTTTCAACGCAAAAGAATTACCAGTTCCTATGATGAACATCTTGAACGGTGGCGCACATGCGGATAATAACGTAGATATTCAAGAATTCATGATTATGCCTGTTGGCGCTACTTCCTTCGCAGAAGCTCTTCGTAGCTGTGCAGAAGTATATCATACATTGAAATCTGTACTTCATGATAAAGGCCTTAGCACTGCCGTAGGTGATGAAGGTGGCTTTGCACCAAACTTGGCATCTAATGAAGAAGCATTAGAAGTCATTTGTGAAGCTATTAAAGCGGCTGGCTATGAACCTGGTAAAGACTTCAAATTAGCTCTTGATTCTGCATCTTCCGAATTCTATGAAGATGGTAAATACAATCTAGCTGGTGAAGGTAAAGTTAAAACAGCTGCTGAAATGGTAGAGTTCTACGAATACTTAGTAGGTAAATACCCAATCGTATCCATCGAAGATGGTCTTGCTGAAGAAGATTGGGATGGCTGGAAATTGTTGACAGAACGCCTTGGCGATCGCGTACAACTTGTTGGTGATGATTTATTCGTAACTAACACAAAACGTTTGGCTCGCGGTATTGAACTTGGTGTGGGTAACTCCATTCTTGTAAAAGTTAACCAAATCGGTACTTTAACAGAAGCATTCGATGCTATGGAGCTTGCTAAACGCGCTGGTTATACATGTGTAGTATCTCACCGCTCTGGTGAAACAGAAGACACATTTATCGCTGATATTGCGGTAGCTGTAAATGCCGGTCAAATTAAGACTGGTGCACCTGCTCGTTCTGAACGTGTAGCAAAATATAACCAATTGCTTCGCATTGAAGAAATGTTATACGAAACAGCTCAATATAAAGGTAATGACGTTTTCTATAATTTAAAATAA
- the gpmI gene encoding 2,3-bisphosphoglycerate-independent phosphoglycerate mutase codes for MAKLKAPVMLVILDGFGMGDQSDTTNAVVQAKPHCFNQLWDTYPHTKLEASGLAVGLPEGQMGNSEVGHLNLGSGRIVYQDLTRITKDVESGEFYNRPVIKELYEVGKKQSLHLIGLVSDGNVHCSLEHIKAVIKGAHDNGIEHVYVHALLDGRDVAPQCAQVYIKDLEAYMVELNCGKIATVSGRYYAMDRDNRWDRVELAYNAIVHGQGESAASACEAVQQSYDKDAADEFVLPTVIDSEGTIKNGDAVIFCNFRPDRGRELTKALVLPEFDGFNREPLSLYMATMTKYEDGLPVHIVYEKDILSETLGEVLSVGGYRQLRIAETEKYAHVTYFFNGGKEEPFEGEDRILVKSPQVATYDLQPEMSAYEVTDKVVQAIQDETYDMIILNFANPDMVGHTGSFEAAVKAVQAVDTCLGRIVEAIRNKNGHLLITADHGNAELMVNHETGKVHTAHTTNLVPLILMSDTLKSATLESGKLCDIAPTLLDLAGIDQPKSMTGHSLVKKA; via the coding sequence ATGGCTAAATTAAAGGCTCCCGTAATGCTAGTCATCTTAGATGGCTTTGGCATGGGAGATCAATCAGATACAACCAATGCTGTAGTACAGGCGAAGCCGCACTGTTTTAATCAATTATGGGATACGTATCCACATACAAAATTAGAAGCATCAGGACTAGCGGTAGGCCTTCCAGAAGGCCAAATGGGGAATTCTGAGGTTGGCCATTTAAACCTGGGCTCTGGTCGCATTGTGTACCAAGATTTAACTCGTATTACTAAAGACGTTGAGTCTGGTGAGTTTTATAATCGCCCTGTTATAAAGGAACTATATGAAGTAGGCAAAAAACAAAGCTTACATCTTATCGGCCTAGTTTCTGATGGTAATGTGCATTGCTCCTTAGAACATATCAAGGCTGTTATTAAAGGCGCTCATGACAATGGTATTGAACATGTATATGTACATGCATTGCTCGATGGTCGTGATGTAGCACCTCAATGTGCACAAGTTTATATCAAAGATTTAGAAGCATATATGGTAGAGCTAAACTGTGGTAAAATTGCCACCGTAAGTGGTCGCTATTATGCAATGGATCGAGATAATCGTTGGGACCGTGTGGAACTTGCTTACAACGCTATTGTACATGGTCAAGGTGAAAGTGCCGCATCAGCTTGTGAAGCGGTACAACAATCCTATGATAAGGATGCAGCTGATGAGTTTGTTCTTCCTACAGTGATTGACTCTGAAGGAACTATCAAGAATGGCGATGCTGTTATCTTCTGTAACTTCCGTCCAGACCGTGGGCGTGAACTTACAAAAGCTTTAGTATTGCCAGAATTTGATGGCTTTAACCGTGAACCATTATCCTTGTATATGGCGACCATGACCAAATATGAAGATGGCTTACCAGTTCATATTGTGTACGAAAAAGACATCTTGTCAGAAACATTAGGCGAAGTACTCAGTGTAGGTGGCTATCGTCAATTGCGTATTGCTGAAACAGAGAAATATGCCCATGTAACGTACTTCTTCAACGGCGGTAAAGAGGAACCATTTGAAGGCGAGGACCGCATCCTTGTAAAATCACCTCAAGTGGCAACTTATGATTTACAACCTGAGATGAGCGCTTATGAAGTGACTGATAAGGTTGTACAAGCTATTCAAGATGAAACATATGACATGATTATCTTGAACTTTGCAAACCCAGATATGGTCGGTCATACAGGTAGCTTTGAAGCAGCTGTTAAAGCAGTGCAAGCTGTAGATACTTGTTTAGGTCGTATCGTAGAAGCTATACGCAATAAAAATGGTCATTTGTTGATTACCGCAGACCATGGTAATGCAGAGCTTATGGTTAACCATGAAACAGGTAAGGTGCATACGGCGCATACAACGAACTTGGTACCGTTAATTTTAATGAGTGATACTCTAAAATCGGCTACATTAGAATCTGGTAAATTATGTGATATTGCGCCCACATTATTAGACTTGGCTGGCATAGATCAACCAAAATCTATGACTGGTCATAGTTTGGTAAAAAAAGCATAA
- the tpiA gene encoding triose-phosphate isomerase: protein MRKPIIAGNWKMNGTIASGSILIEAFNSVLQDMELSCDVVVCPPFTAIERAVALTRDTAIEVGAQTMDYHDAGAFTGEISPLMLTEVGVNYVIIGHSERREYYGEIDETVNAKIKSAFHHNLTPIVCVGESLEQRESGHTLDWITSQLKGALVDVPKEQVSQLIVAYEPIWAIGTGKTATADQAEEVCKEIRDYIRSLYDDETADAVRIQYGGSVKSENALEILGEPNIDGALVGGASLVVDEFIDIIKAANQIGA from the coding sequence ATGAGAAAACCCATTATTGCAGGGAATTGGAAAATGAATGGCACCATTGCGTCTGGATCTATTCTGATCGAAGCGTTTAACAGCGTGTTACAAGATATGGAATTATCCTGTGATGTAGTTGTTTGCCCGCCTTTCACAGCTATCGAACGTGCTGTAGCACTAACACGAGATACAGCTATTGAAGTAGGCGCACAAACTATGGATTATCATGATGCTGGTGCATTCACTGGTGAAATTTCACCACTTATGCTTACAGAGGTAGGCGTCAATTATGTTATCATTGGTCACTCTGAACGCCGTGAATATTATGGTGAAATAGATGAGACTGTAAATGCAAAAATTAAAAGTGCATTCCATCATAATTTGACACCTATTGTCTGTGTTGGTGAAAGTTTAGAACAACGTGAGTCCGGTCATACTCTTGACTGGATTACGTCTCAACTTAAAGGTGCTTTGGTTGACGTTCCTAAGGAACAAGTTAGCCAATTGATTGTTGCGTACGAACCAATTTGGGCTATCGGTACAGGGAAAACAGCAACTGCTGATCAAGCTGAAGAAGTATGTAAAGAAATTCGCGATTACATACGCTCTTTATACGATGATGAAACTGCTGATGCTGTACGTATCCAATATGGTGGTAGTGTTAAATCTGAAAATGCTCTCGAAATTCTAGGAGAACCTAATATTGATGGGGCACTCGTAGGTGGCGCATCTTTAGTAGTTGATGAATTTATTGATATTATTAAAGCGGCGAATCAAATAGGCGCTTAA
- the pgk gene encoding phosphoglycerate kinase: MKLTIDGLQVDNKTVFVRVDFNVPMKDGVITDDTRIRSALPTINYLIEKGAKVILASHFGRPKGERKPEMSLAPCAKHLSELINKPVAFVDDCIGPKVEEAVKALQPGDVLMLENLRYHNEETKNDPEFAKQLASLADVAINDAFGVSHRNAASVVGIADYIPMAAGFLLKKEIEALSAAVVHPKTPMAAIIGGAKVTDKISVISNLLPKVDVMIIGGGMANAFIKAQGCNIGSSLFEEGQEAIATDLVMEARVAGAKLLTPIDAIVADAFSNDANTKIVDVENIEDGWMILDIGPKTRELYVEALAPMKTIIWNGPMGVFEMENFAAGTNAVAKAVAESDAMTIVGGGDSVAAIEKSGLADKISHISTGGGASLEFLEGKILPGIAALSEA; this comes from the coding sequence ATGAAACTAACAATCGATGGTTTACAAGTAGACAACAAAACAGTATTTGTTCGTGTTGATTTTAATGTTCCTATGAAAGACGGTGTCATCACTGATGACACTCGTATTCGTAGTGCATTGCCTACTATCAATTATTTAATTGAAAAAGGGGCAAAGGTGATTCTTGCTTCTCACTTTGGTCGTCCAAAAGGGGAACGCAAACCGGAAATGTCTTTAGCACCATGTGCAAAACATTTATCTGAGCTTATCAATAAACCAGTAGCATTCGTAGATGACTGCATTGGCCCTAAGGTTGAAGAAGCTGTAAAAGCATTACAACCTGGCGATGTATTGATGCTTGAAAACTTGCGTTACCACAATGAAGAAACTAAAAACGACCCTGAGTTTGCTAAACAATTAGCATCTCTTGCTGATGTAGCCATTAATGATGCGTTTGGTGTTTCTCACCGTAATGCAGCGTCCGTAGTCGGTATTGCTGACTATATTCCTATGGCAGCAGGCTTCTTGCTCAAAAAAGAAATTGAAGCATTAAGTGCAGCGGTTGTACATCCTAAAACACCTATGGCAGCTATCATCGGTGGTGCTAAGGTAACAGATAAAATTTCTGTAATTTCTAATTTATTACCTAAAGTTGATGTTATGATCATCGGCGGCGGTATGGCTAATGCTTTCATTAAAGCACAAGGTTGCAATATCGGTAGTTCCTTATTCGAAGAAGGACAAGAAGCTATTGCTACAGACCTCGTTATGGAAGCGCGCGTAGCAGGAGCTAAATTATTGACTCCAATCGATGCTATAGTAGCTGATGCTTTCAGCAACGATGCGAATACTAAAATCGTTGACGTTGAAAATATTGAAGATGGTTGGATGATTCTAGATATTGGTCCTAAAACACGGGAGCTCTATGTAGAAGCATTGGCGCCAATGAAGACTATCATTTGGAATGGTCCTATGGGTGTATTTGAAATGGAAAACTTTGCAGCTGGTACTAATGCAGTAGCAAAAGCTGTAGCTGAATCCGATGCGATGACTATCGTTGGTGGTGGCGACTCTGTAGCGGCTATTGAAAAAAGTGGCTTAGCAGATAAAATTAGCCATATCTCCACAGGTGGTGGTGCATCTTTAGAATTCTTAGAAGGCAAAATTCTACCAGGTATTGCTGCATTGTCTGAGGCATAA
- the gap gene encoding type I glyceraldehyde-3-phosphate dehydrogenase, with protein MAVKVGINGFGRIGKCVVRAAINNPDVEVVAINATGDNEGTALLLKYDSVHGTIPNEVTFDDDNIYVDGKKIRVFHDRDASKLPWSEEGVEIVMECTGKYRDAEEAKVHLNQPTVKKVLISAPGKNEDLTMVMGVNQDMYDPAKHHIISNASCTTNCLAPFAKVLCDEFGIKRGMMTTIHSYTNDQKILDARHKDPRRARAAAMSIIPTTTGAAKAVAKVLPQLKGKLDGFALRVPTPDVSATDLVCELEKPATKEEINEAFRKAAAGELKGILGVSDVPLVSCDFSSDPRSSIVDADLTMVMDGNMVKVVSWYDNEWGYSERLIDMAAFVASKGL; from the coding sequence ATGGCAGTAAAAGTTGGTATTAACGGTTTTGGTCGTATTGGTAAATGTGTAGTACGTGCAGCGATTAATAATCCTGACGTAGAAGTTGTAGCAATCAATGCTACTGGCGATAATGAAGGTACTGCATTATTGTTAAAATATGACTCTGTTCATGGCACAATTCCTAATGAAGTAACATTTGATGATGACAATATCTATGTTGACGGTAAAAAAATCCGCGTATTCCATGACCGCGACGCTTCTAAATTGCCTTGGTCTGAAGAAGGCGTTGAAATCGTTATGGAATGTACTGGTAAATACCGTGACGCAGAAGAAGCAAAAGTTCATTTGAATCAACCTACTGTAAAAAAAGTATTGATTTCTGCACCTGGTAAAAACGAAGATTTAACTATGGTTATGGGCGTTAACCAAGACATGTATGATCCTGCAAAACATCACATCATCTCTAATGCATCTTGTACAACAAACTGCTTGGCTCCATTTGCTAAAGTTTTATGCGATGAATTCGGTATCAAACGCGGTATGATGACTACAATTCATTCCTATACAAATGACCAAAAAATTCTTGATGCACGTCATAAAGACCCTCGTCGTGCTCGTGCAGCAGCAATGTCTATCATTCCTACAACAACTGGTGCAGCAAAAGCGGTTGCAAAAGTATTGCCTCAATTAAAAGGTAAATTAGATGGTTTCGCATTGCGCGTTCCTACTCCAGACGTATCTGCTACAGATCTTGTTTGTGAACTTGAAAAACCAGCTACTAAAGAAGAAATCAATGAAGCATTCCGCAAAGCAGCAGCTGGCGAATTAAAAGGTATTCTTGGTGTATCCGATGTACCATTGGTATCCTGTGATTTCAGCTCTGATCCTCGTAGCTCTATTGTTGATGCTGATTTAACAATGGTTATGGATGGCAACATGGTAAAAGTTGTTTCTTGGTATGATAACGAATGGGGTTACTCCGAACGTCTTATCGATATGGCAGCATTCGTAGCAAGCAAAGGCTTATAA
- a CDS encoding sugar-binding transcriptional regulator → MNEFLMICERIVPEIVSVLKERYKILNHLVYEEPIGRRTLATATDLPERTVRSHIELMRANGLVDIYKPGIFLTDEGHAIVPKLRNFLNELDRINELEHRLTEALHIDRVIITPTEGTLMVKKLGFAAAKLLQELLEPDSVVAISGGSTMAAVAEEMPVLPFNPIVVPARGGVGEVVEYQANVIASVLAERLRGTYKMLHLPDGLSQDSLHMLMTCEPQIKEIGDLISRTDVLLFGIGTAMRMADQRHIADDVRKQLVDNQAVGEALGQYCDIDGKLIYSTNNIGLSLPDVAKIPNVIAVAGGQDKSSAIIGVMRACQKGILIIDEQAAEGMRQLLQISAL, encoded by the coding sequence ATGAACGAGTTTCTAATGATATGTGAACGTATTGTTCCTGAAATCGTTAGTGTATTAAAGGAGCGATACAAAATATTAAACCACCTAGTTTATGAAGAACCTATAGGCCGTAGGACCTTAGCTACTGCAACGGACCTTCCAGAGCGAACCGTACGAAGTCATATTGAGTTAATGCGTGCTAATGGACTTGTAGACATTTATAAACCAGGGATTTTTCTCACTGATGAGGGACATGCAATTGTTCCAAAGTTGCGAAATTTTTTAAATGAATTAGATCGTATTAACGAGCTAGAACATCGATTGACTGAAGCACTTCATATCGATAGGGTTATCATCACTCCTACAGAAGGAACATTGATGGTAAAAAAACTAGGCTTTGCAGCAGCAAAGTTATTACAGGAATTATTAGAACCGGACTCTGTAGTTGCCATCAGTGGTGGTAGTACAATGGCTGCAGTAGCTGAGGAAATGCCTGTATTACCATTTAATCCTATTGTTGTACCGGCCCGTGGTGGCGTTGGTGAGGTTGTAGAATATCAAGCTAACGTAATTGCTTCGGTGCTTGCTGAACGGCTTCGCGGTACCTATAAAATGCTCCATTTGCCTGATGGACTTTCACAAGACTCATTACACATGCTCATGACTTGTGAACCTCAAATCAAGGAAATTGGAGATCTTATTAGTAGGACTGACGTACTCTTGTTTGGTATTGGCACAGCTATGCGGATGGCGGATCAACGCCATATAGCTGATGATGTGCGCAAGCAGTTAGTAGATAATCAAGCTGTTGGCGAAGCTCTTGGTCAATATTGCGATATAGATGGTAAGTTGATTTATTCCACTAATAATATTGGTTTATCACTTCCTGATGTTGCAAAAATTCCCAATGTGATTGCTGTGGCTGGTGGACAAGATAAATCGAGTGCCATTATAGGTGTTATGAGAGCTTGTCAAAAAGGCATACTAATCATCGATGAGCAAGCTGCAGAAGGTATGCGTCAATTGTTACAAATTTCAGCATTATAA
- the upp gene encoding uracil phosphoribosyltransferase, with protein sequence MKVNVMTHPLIQHKVTLMRDVETGSKDFRQLLDEITMLMGYEITRSLPLEDVEVQTPLTKMTGKRIAGKKLGIIPILRAGLGMVNGMLNLIPTAKVGHIGLYRDPETLKPVEYYCKLPSDVGERDFIVTDPMLATGGSAAAAITLLKELGAKNIKLMCLVAAPEGVEAVNKEHPEVPIYVAALDEKLNDHGYILPGLGDAGDRIFGTK encoded by the coding sequence ATGAAAGTTAATGTTATGACACATCCATTGATTCAACACAAAGTTACATTGATGCGCGATGTAGAAACAGGCTCTAAAGATTTCAGACAATTACTTGATGAGATTACGATGTTGATGGGCTATGAAATTACACGTAGCTTACCATTAGAGGATGTAGAGGTTCAAACACCTTTAACTAAAATGACTGGCAAACGTATTGCAGGTAAAAAATTGGGCATTATTCCAATTCTTCGTGCTGGTTTAGGTATGGTAAATGGTATGCTTAACTTGATTCCAACTGCAAAGGTTGGTCATATCGGCTTATACCGTGATCCAGAAACATTAAAACCAGTAGAATATTACTGCAAGTTACCTTCTGACGTAGGTGAACGAGACTTCATTGTAACAGACCCAATGCTCGCTACTGGTGGTAGTGCTGCAGCAGCTATTACATTGCTAAAAGAATTAGGTGCTAAAAACATCAAATTAATGTGTCTTGTTGCGGCTCCTGAAGGTGTAGAAGCAGTAAATAAAGAACATCCTGAAGTTCCTATTTACGTGGCTGCCCTTGATGAAAAACTTAATGATCATGGTTACATTTTGCCTGGCTTAGGCGATGCTGGTGACCGTATCTTTGGTACAAAATAA
- the glyA gene encoding serine hydroxymethyltransferase, whose product MSFLEKQDPNIQAVINQELARQRDKLEMIASENFVSQAVMEAQGSVLTNKYAEGYPGKRYYGGCENVDVIETLAIERAKRLFGAEHANVQPHSGSQANFGVYFALLQPGDTIVGMNLSHGGHLTHGSPVNVSGTYFNVVPYGVDTETQQIDYDEFRKIVLEAKPKLIIAGGSAYSRQIDFKKMADVAHEVDAIFMVDMAHFAGLVAAGLHPNPVEYADIVTTTTHKTLRGPRGGMILCKEKYAKAIDKAIFPGIQGGPLMHVIAAKAVAFGEALQPEFKVYAQQVIDNAKALAAALQEKGLTIVSGGTDTHVMLVDVRNTGLTGKEAEHLLDEVGITCNKNTIPFDPASPFVTSGIRLGTPALTTRGLQVKDMEEIADIIATVLKNPEDKAVHEAASKRVAALCEAYPLY is encoded by the coding sequence ATGAGTTTCTTAGAAAAACAAGACCCTAATATTCAAGCTGTTATCAATCAAGAATTAGCACGCCAACGCGATAAATTAGAAATGATCGCTTCTGAAAACTTTGTTTCTCAAGCAGTAATGGAAGCTCAAGGTAGCGTATTGACTAACAAATATGCAGAAGGGTATCCTGGTAAACGTTATTATGGCGGTTGTGAAAATGTTGATGTTATCGAAACATTGGCTATTGAACGTGCAAAACGCTTGTTCGGTGCAGAACATGCAAACGTACAACCTCACTCTGGTTCTCAAGCAAACTTTGGCGTATATTTCGCATTATTACAACCAGGCGACACTATTGTAGGTATGAACTTGTCCCATGGTGGTCATTTAACTCATGGTTCTCCAGTTAACGTATCTGGTACATATTTCAACGTAGTACCTTACGGCGTAGATACAGAAACTCAACAAATCGATTATGATGAGTTCCGTAAAATCGTATTAGAAGCAAAACCTAAATTGATTATCGCTGGTGGTAGTGCTTACAGTCGTCAAATCGACTTCAAAAAAATGGCTGATGTAGCTCATGAAGTTGATGCTATCTTCATGGTAGATATGGCTCACTTTGCTGGTCTTGTAGCAGCAGGTTTACATCCAAACCCAGTAGAATATGCTGATATTGTTACTACAACAACTCATAAAACATTGCGTGGTCCTCGTGGTGGCATGATTCTTTGCAAAGAAAAATATGCTAAAGCAATCGATAAAGCAATCTTCCCTGGTATTCAAGGTGGTCCATTGATGCATGTTATTGCTGCTAAAGCGGTTGCATTTGGTGAAGCATTACAACCAGAGTTCAAAGTATATGCACAACAAGTTATCGATAATGCAAAAGCATTGGCTGCTGCATTGCAAGAAAAAGGCTTAACAATCGTTTCTGGTGGTACAGATACTCACGTTATGTTGGTAGACGTACGTAATACTGGTTTAACAGGTAAAGAAGCAGAACATTTACTCGATGAAGTAGGTATTACATGTAATAAAAATACAATTCCATTCGATCCTGCTAGTCCATTTGTAACAAGCGGTATCCGTCTTGGTACACCAGCTCTTACAACACGTGGCTTACAAGTAAAAGACATGGAAGAAATTGCAGATATCATTGCAACTGTACTTAAAAATCCTGAAGATAAAGCAGTTCATGAAGCAGCAAGTAAACGCGTAGCAGCACTTTGTGAAGCGTATCCATTGTACTAA